The genomic stretch TGCGCCAAATGTATTAACCAATGAATGCGATGTACTAATTGCAATTGGAATGCGTTTTGACGATCGTGTAACAGGAAATTTAGACAAATATGCGAAGCAAGCTAAAGTGATTCACTTTGAAATTGATCCTGCTGAGGTTGATAAAAATGTAAAAACAGATGTTGCAATTTTAGGCGATGCGAAAGCGAGTTTAGAATCAATATTACCATTAATCAATAAAAATTCACATCCAGATTGGCATCAAAAATTCAAGGATTTATATGCGATTGAATATGAAAAAGTCATCAAACATGATTTGCATCCAACGAAAGAAGGATTGACAATGGGCGAAGTATTGCATCAAATAAATCTAGAAAGTAAAGGTGAAGCGGCAATTGTTTCTGATGTTGGACAACACCAAATGATTGCGTGTCGCTATGCAAAATTCAATCAAACAAAAAGTAACATAACTTCTGGCGGATTAGGAACGATGGGATTTGGATTGCCAGCCGCAATTGGCGCAAAAATGGCAGCTCCGGAACGACAAGTTGTTTCTATTTCTGGAGATGGCGGTTACCAAATGACGATTCAGGAATTAGGAACTATTTTTCAGCAAAAAACGGCGGTTAAAATTGTGGTTTTGAATAATGATTTCTTAGGAATGGTACGTCAATGGCAACAACTATTTTTTGACAAACGCTATGCATCAACTGAAATGACGAATCCCGATTTTGTAGCCATTGCCAAAGGATATTATATAAACGCACGACGCGTAACCAAACGAGAAGAATTAGCGGAAGCGGTAAAAGAAATGATGCAAAGTAAAGAAGCATATTTCTTAGAAGTTTGTGTAGAAAAAGAAGGAAATGTATTTCCAATGGTTCCATCAGGAGCATCGGTTTCGGATATACGATTGAGTTAATTAATTAAAAAAGAAAATAGAGAATAGAACAAAGAGCAAAGAGAAAAGACGATTCTCGATACGATTTTTTCATTTAAAAAAATATGAAAAAATCACTCGAATTGATGTTTGAAAAAATAGAATTTAAGAACAAAGAACAAAGAACAAAGAACAAAGAACAAAGATGGTTTTAGATTGCAGAAAACAAGTCTATACTCTTTCATCTATTTTCTATCATCTACATGTAAACATATGGAAAAAGAAACAAAACAATTTACGGTTTCGGTGTATACCGAAAATAATATAGGATTGTTGAACAGAATTTCAGCAATCTTCCAACGAAGACACATCAATATAGAAAGTATCAATTCGTCTGTTTCAGAAATTGAAAGCGTTTCAAGATGGACATTAGTGGTCAATCTCTCGGAAGAGCAAATGAAAAAAATCATTGGTCAAATTGATAAGCAAGTTGAAGTCATTAAAGCGTATTATCACACAGAAGAAGAAATTATCTATCAAGAATCTTGCATTTTTAAAATGAGGTCAGATTTATTGTTTGATGAACGCCAAATTCAAAACATCATCAAAGATAGCAATGCACGAATTGTCACCGTAAACAGGGACTTTTTTGTCATTGAAAAATCGGGGAGAAAAGAAGAAATAGAAATGTTACAAAGAGAATTAAGCGTCTTTGGAATCATGCAATTTACACGCTCAGGGCGAATTTCGGTTTCCAAAGATGAAATGAAAATATCAAAGATGTTGGAAACATTCAATCATTAAAAAAGAGAATAGAGAATAGAATAAAGAGAATAGAGCTTCTATTTTCCAAATTAAAACAAAAAACATGTCAAATTACTTCAACACACTATCATTACGAGATCAATTAGCGCAATTAGGAAAATGTAGATTTATGAATGCTTCCGAGTTTGAAGATGGCGTAAAAGCACTCAACGGAAAAAAAATTGTCATTGTTGGTTGTGGCGCACAAGGTTTGAATCAAGGATTAAATATGCGCGATTCAGGATTGGATATTTCATACGCATTACGACAAGCCGCTATTGACGAACAACGCGCTTCGTATGAAAACGCAACGTCAAATGGTTTCAAAGTTGGGACCTACAAACAATTAATTCCAACTGCAGATTTAGTATTGAATTTGACGCCAGATAAACAACATACTTCGGTTGTAAAAGCGGTGATGCCATTAATGAAAAAAGGAGCAACGTTGAGTTATTCTCACGGTTTTAATATTGTGGAAGAAGGAACTCAAATTCGTAAAGATATTACGGTAATTATGGTCGCGCCAAAATGTCCTGGAACGGAAGTTAGAGAAGAATATAAACGTGGTTTTGGAGTGCCAACTTTAATTGCGGTGCATCCTGAAAACGATCCAGAAAACAAAGGTTGGACGCAAGCAAAAGCATATGCAGTTGCAACTGGCGGACACAAAGCTGGCGTACTTGAATCTTCTTTTATTGCAGAAGTGAAAAGTGATTTAATGGGCGAACAAACTATTCTTTGTGGTTTATTACAAACTGGTGCGATTTTATCTTTTGACAAAATGGTTGAAAAAGGAATTGAACCTGGTTATGCCGCAAAACTAATCCAGTTTGGTTGGGAAACGATCACGGAAGCGTTGAAACATGGCGGAATTACCAATATGATGGATCGGTTATCGAATCCTGCAAAATTAAAAGCTTTTGAATTATCTGAAGAATTAAAAACGATCATGCGTCCATTATTTGAAAAGCATATGGATGATATCGTTTCAGGTCATTTCTCAAAAACAATGATGGAAGATTGGGCAAATGATGATAAAAACTTATTACAATGGCGCGCTGCAACTGGCGAAACTGCGTTTGAAAAAACAGGCTTGACAATCGATCATATTACGGAACAAGAATATTTTGATCATGGTGTATTATTGGTTGCTTTTGTAAAATCGGGTGTGGAATTAGCGTTTGAAACGATGGTAAGTGCTGGAATTATTGAAGATTCTGCGTATTACGAGTCGCTTCATGAGTTACCGCTTATCGCGAATACAATTGCTAGAAAGAAGCTTTTTGAAATGAATCGTGTGATTTCTGATACAGCTGAATATGGTTGTTATTTATTCGATCATGCATGTAAACCATTGTTGGTTGATTTTATGAAAGACGTTTCTACGGAAGTAATAGGAAAATCATTTTCAGATACAAACGGAGTAGACAATTTAGACTTAATTGAAGTGAATGATGCGATTCGAAATCATCCGATAGAAGCTGTTGGAAAACGATTGAGAGCAGCAATGACGGCGATGAAAACGATTAAAACAACGAATACGAAAAACCCTGTAAAAGTTTAGATTTCGATACAAAATTCTTCCAGAATTTCACTCAATCTGACGTGATTCGTTTTCAAAGAACGTCAATTTGAGCGCAGTTGAGATAGACAAAAATTGTATCGAGAATAACTTTGTAAATTTAATTAATACTATATTTTGCAAACAACAATAAAAACATACACACCAACATTAGCAGCCGTAAAATCTGCCGCAAAAACACTCAAAGGAATTGCCTCGGTAACACCTTTGAGTTATAACGAGCATTATTCCAAACAATGGAATTGCAACGTGTTTTTAAAGCGAGAAGATTTGCAGCAAGTACGATCTTACAAAATTAGAGGTTCGTACAATAAAATTTCTTCGTTGACAGCAACACAAATAGAAAACGAAATTGTGTGTGCAAGTGCTGGAAATCATGCGCAAGGTGTTGCGTTATCATGTAAGTTATTAAAAATAAAAGGCACAATTTTTATGCCAATGCCAACATCAAGTCAAAAGATTGAACAAGTAAAAATGTTTGGTGAAGAATATGTTGAGGTTGTATTAGTAGGCGATACTTTTGACGATGCGTATCATGCGGCAATGCTGGAATGTGAACGACTGAACAAAACTTTTATTCATCCGTTTAACGATGAAAAAGTAATTGAAGGTCAAGCCACTATTGGATTGGAGATTTTAAAACAGACAGAAAATCCAATTGATTATGTTTTTGTACCTGTTGGCGGCGGCGGATTGTCCGCTGGATTATCTTCCGTGTTTAAAATGCTATCTCCAACTACAAAAATTATTGGCGTAGAACCAAAAGGCGCGCCTTCTATGTCTACATCGATTCAGAATGATAGAAATACAACGTTAAAAAACATTGAAAATTTTGTAGATGGCGCGGCAGTAAAACGTGTTGGAGATTTGAATTTTGCGATCTGTAAAGAAAATTTATACGACATGATTACGGTTGATGAAGGCAATGTATGTCAAACCATTTTAGATTTATATAACAAACAAGCTATTGTAGTTGAGCCTGCTGGAGCTTTAAGCCTTGCTGCATTATCGCAATATGCCGAAAAAATAAAAGGTAAAAATGTAGTGTGTGTTGTTAGCGGAGGCAATAACGATATTACACGAACGGCAGAAATTAAAGAACGTGCATTATTGTATGCAAACTTAAAACATTATTTCATTATCAAATTTCCACAACGTGCAGGCGCATTGCGTGAATTTTTGGCAGAAATTTTAGGTCCAACAGACGATATTACACATTTTGAATATACCAAAAAAACCAATCGCGAAAAAGGTGCGGCAGTCGTTGGTTTGCAATTAAAAAATGCAGGCGATTTAGAAGCGCTCATCACCAAAATGAAATTGCGTGATTTTTATGGCGATTACTTAAATGACAAACCCGATTTGTTTCAATTTTTAGTTTAAAAAAAATTATGAAAATTCCTGAACAGTATCAAATTAAACAAACCATCACTCAAAATACATATTTAGTAGATGGACAATTAAAATCTTGGACAGGAGAAACGTCTGAGGTCTATTCTACAATTTCTTCCACAGAAAAGTACAAACCAACATTACTTGGAACAATTCCAACTTTAGGAGAAAAAGAAGCTTTAGAAGCATTAAATTCGGCTGTTTCTGCTTACAACAAAGGTCAAGGTTTGTGGCCAACAATGAAAGTTGTGGACAGAATTGCCTGTATGGAAAAGTTTGTAACGCAGATGAAAACCAAGCGTGCCGAAGTTGTGAAACTTTTAATGTGGGAAATTGGTAAAAACTTACCAGATTCAGAAAAGGAATTTGATAGAACTGTAGAATATATTTACGATACTATCGAAGATTACAAACAAATGGACAGAGATTCCGCTAAGTTTGAAAAAAATGCTGGTGTGAATGCGCATATTCGTAGAGGTCCACTTGGAGTTGTACTTTGTTTAGGACCTTATAATTATCCTTTAAATGAAACATTTGCCTTGTTGATTCCTGCGTTAATTATGGGGAATTCTGTCATTTTTAAACCCGCAAAGTTTGGCGTTTTATTATTATCTCCTTTGTTGGAAGCTTTCCAGAATAGTTTTCCAAAAGGTGTTGTGAATATTATTTACGGACGCGGACGAACAGTTGCTTCTCCAATTATGAAAGATGGTCGCGTTGATGTGTTAGCCTTAATTGGAAACAGTACATCTGCGAATGCTTTGCAAAATGTGCATCCTAAAAGTAACAGGTTGCGAATGGTTTTAGGATTAGAAGCTAAAAATCCTGCAATTGTATTGAAAGATGCCGATTTAGAGTTGGCGATTGACGAATGTATTGCCGGTTCAACTTCTTTCAACGGACAACGTTGTACGGCATTAAAAGTTTTATATGTACACGAAGATATTATAGAGGAATTTAACAAGCGTTTTTCTGAAAAAGTAGATGCATTAAAATTTGGAAATCCGTGGGAAGATGGCGCGAAATTAACGCCTTTGCCTGAACCAAATAAACCTGCGTATATTCAAGAATTGATTGATGATGCCATTGAAAAAGGAGCAAAAATCATCAATAAAAAAGGTGGAGAAACCACAGAGAATTATATTTTTCCAGCCGTATTATATCCTGTTTCAAAAAATATGCGTGTTTTTGAAGAAGAGCAATTTGGACCAGTAATTCCAGTTATTTCATTCTCGGATATTGAAGAACCTTTAGACGATATGGCGGCTTCTAATTATGGACAACAAGTAAGTTTGTTCGGAAAAGATATTAAAACATTAGCACCTTTAATTGATACTTTGGTGAATCTTGTTTGTCGTGTAAACTTGAATAGTTCGTGTCAACGTGGGCCAGATGTGTATCCGTTTACAGGTCGAAAAGATTCTGCAGTAGCGACATTAAGTGTACACGATGCGTTGCGTTCATTTTCAATTAGAACGTTTGTGGCTTCAAAAGATAACGCATATAATAATGCTATTTTAAAGGAATTACTGGAAACGAGAGCATCTAATTTTGTGAGTACGGATTATATTCTTTAAGTGAAAACGTCATGCTGAACTTGATTCAGCATCTCACATACATATTTTTTAGCTTGTTTATCGGCACGAGTTGTAAAACTCGCGCTAGCCGTTATGTGTTTAAGTTTATAAGTTTATTTCTGTGCGTCACTTCGAGTGAAATCTTGAAAAGATTTTGTATCGAGAAGTACTTTGAAACTATCTGTTTATTAAGTAACAGATTACTTCGTCATACTTCCTCGTAATGACGTTTCAAAAGCTCTAGATAAATCTAAGAAGTCTAAGTAAGTCCTGTAATCCAAGAAGTCCAAATTACTTTTTAAAAACCGAATGCTCTTTAAAATCTTTAATCTTCACATTTTTCATAAAAGGTCGCATTACAGTATTTAATATCGGATTTTTATGTCTAATGTAACACGTTAAACCTTGTGGTTTTGCGCCTAATGTGCTTTTAATTTCGGAAGCAGTTCTTCCTAAATTGATCGTTTTTGCTTGATGCTGAATTCCCAAGCGGACATAATCAATTAAGATTCTTGGGTAAATTGCGTAGTTTTTATTTAGGGAATAATCTAACCCAATAAAATGTGCGTCTAAGTTTCCTTGATTCATCATTGCAGACAAAAATCCAACTAATATATCATCCAAAAAATAACCTTTTACAATAAATTGATCGCCGAAAGTTTTCTTTAAATAGG from Kordia antarctica encodes the following:
- the ilvN gene encoding acetolactate synthase small subunit, producing MEKETKQFTVSVYTENNIGLLNRISAIFQRRHINIESINSSVSEIESVSRWTLVVNLSEEQMKKIIGQIDKQVEVIKAYYHTEEEIIYQESCIFKMRSDLLFDERQIQNIIKDSNARIVTVNRDFFVIEKSGRKEEIEMLQRELSVFGIMQFTRSGRISVSKDEMKISKMLETFNH
- the ilvB gene encoding biosynthetic-type acetolactate synthase large subunit; this encodes MQTKTIQNTQKAVQKTERISGSEAVVRCLLAEGVDILYGYPGGAIMPIYDELYKYQDKIHHVLTRHEQGATHSAQGYARISGKVGVAMATSGPGATNLITGIADAQIDSTPMVCITGQVASHLLGSDAFQETDIVGISTPVTKWNHQITKASEIPEVLAKAFYIAKSGRPGPVLIDITKDAQFEEFDFSYKKCTGVRSYKPVPETDPNSLKAAAELINNAKKPLVVWGQGIILSEAEEAFKAFIEKAGIPSAWTILGVSAIPTEHPLNVGMLGMHGNYAPNVLTNECDVLIAIGMRFDDRVTGNLDKYAKQAKVIHFEIDPAEVDKNVKTDVAILGDAKASLESILPLINKNSHPDWHQKFKDLYAIEYEKVIKHDLHPTKEGLTMGEVLHQINLESKGEAAIVSDVGQHQMIACRYAKFNQTKSNITSGGLGTMGFGLPAAIGAKMAAPERQVVSISGDGGYQMTIQELGTIFQQKTAVKIVVLNNDFLGMVRQWQQLFFDKRYASTEMTNPDFVAIAKGYYINARRVTKREELAEAVKEMMQSKEAYFLEVCVEKEGNVFPMVPSGASVSDIRLS
- the ilvA gene encoding threonine ammonia-lyase IlvA is translated as MQTTIKTYTPTLAAVKSAAKTLKGIASVTPLSYNEHYSKQWNCNVFLKREDLQQVRSYKIRGSYNKISSLTATQIENEIVCASAGNHAQGVALSCKLLKIKGTIFMPMPTSSQKIEQVKMFGEEYVEVVLVGDTFDDAYHAAMLECERLNKTFIHPFNDEKVIEGQATIGLEILKQTENPIDYVFVPVGGGGLSAGLSSVFKMLSPTTKIIGVEPKGAPSMSTSIQNDRNTTLKNIENFVDGAAVKRVGDLNFAICKENLYDMITVDEGNVCQTILDLYNKQAIVVEPAGALSLAALSQYAEKIKGKNVVCVVSGGNNDITRTAEIKERALLYANLKHYFIIKFPQRAGALREFLAEILGPTDDITHFEYTKKTNREKGAAVVGLQLKNAGDLEALITKMKLRDFYGDYLNDKPDLFQFLV
- the ilvC gene encoding ketol-acid reductoisomerase, whose amino-acid sequence is MSNYFNTLSLRDQLAQLGKCRFMNASEFEDGVKALNGKKIVIVGCGAQGLNQGLNMRDSGLDISYALRQAAIDEQRASYENATSNGFKVGTYKQLIPTADLVLNLTPDKQHTSVVKAVMPLMKKGATLSYSHGFNIVEEGTQIRKDITVIMVAPKCPGTEVREEYKRGFGVPTLIAVHPENDPENKGWTQAKAYAVATGGHKAGVLESSFIAEVKSDLMGEQTILCGLLQTGAILSFDKMVEKGIEPGYAAKLIQFGWETITEALKHGGITNMMDRLSNPAKLKAFELSEELKTIMRPLFEKHMDDIVSGHFSKTMMEDWANDDKNLLQWRAATGETAFEKTGLTIDHITEQEYFDHGVLLVAFVKSGVELAFETMVSAGIIEDSAYYESLHELPLIANTIARKKLFEMNRVISDTAEYGCYLFDHACKPLLVDFMKDVSTEVIGKSFSDTNGVDNLDLIEVNDAIRNHPIEAVGKRLRAAMTAMKTIKTTNTKNPVKV
- a CDS encoding NADP-dependent glyceraldehyde-3-phosphate dehydrogenase; the protein is MKIPEQYQIKQTITQNTYLVDGQLKSWTGETSEVYSTISSTEKYKPTLLGTIPTLGEKEALEALNSAVSAYNKGQGLWPTMKVVDRIACMEKFVTQMKTKRAEVVKLLMWEIGKNLPDSEKEFDRTVEYIYDTIEDYKQMDRDSAKFEKNAGVNAHIRRGPLGVVLCLGPYNYPLNETFALLIPALIMGNSVIFKPAKFGVLLLSPLLEAFQNSFPKGVVNIIYGRGRTVASPIMKDGRVDVLALIGNSTSANALQNVHPKSNRLRMVLGLEAKNPAIVLKDADLELAIDECIAGSTSFNGQRCTALKVLYVHEDIIEEFNKRFSEKVDALKFGNPWEDGAKLTPLPEPNKPAYIQELIDDAIEKGAKIINKKGGETTENYIFPAVLYPVSKNMRVFEEEQFGPVIPVISFSDIEEPLDDMAASNYGQQVSLFGKDIKTLAPLIDTLVNLVCRVNLNSSCQRGPDVYPFTGRKDSAVATLSVHDALRSFSIRTFVASKDNAYNNAILKELLETRASNFVSTDYIL